CCAATTTGCATAGTTCTGTCACCCATTAAGAGAGATTAGTACTTCAATATTCACATGAAATACAATTCTGAATTGCATGGCCAGTTTCCTTACTTCTCTGGCTGTGGAATGACATTTGTATTGATCATCGCTGGCACACTTGTTCCGGGCATGCCATCAGCTGCAATTGCACATCCTATGGCTGCAAAATTTCATGGCCTGTGTGTTATTATACAGATATATTATAATGGTAAAGATGGAACTATAGAAGTTAAACTTGGGCTTACTGTTCTTGTTTGTCCCGACGTTAACTTGAGCTTGGAGGTTCTTACTGAGCCTGTATTTCTGAAACATCAAAGAAATTCTGACTTGACTGCAGTTATGGGCGCCATTTTTAACATGAGAATTTATGATTATCATGTACCTGGAGGTGGCTTTTCAGATGATACAAGGTGAGTCCTGGAATGCCCATAAGCCTCATGACTGTTTTTGGAGTAGCTTCTGCGTGATAAACATGAGTGTAAGAATTCAGCGGACTTCTGTACAATGAGTAGATAAGAATCATATAGATGTATACTAACTCTCTGCTCCACCCAATTGATTGACCGCATCTACAAATCGCTGATGTAACTCGGGTGTCCATTTGAGCCTTGGTTTTGCATCGGTTGAGAGAACTAGCCCGGAATCTCCTTGCGTACTTCCTCCGTGCAGAAACAGATGCCTCTCCATAGGAAAGGTTGTCCTAGTAGTGAAGAGCTCACTAGGGCCCTGATGTTGGTGATACATCTTCTGCTGTAGAATGGACAGAAATTTTTAGAACAACAGAAATGTGGAGGGCTGAAAGATCTAACCAACTTCTTACTTGTTCTGCAGTCGCTTCCTTCCTCTTTGCTGTTGCACGTTGAAACTGTGTATTGAGTATTTCCCTACTGACAAGACGAATACCAGTCTTGTTCTCCGTGTGAGCTTAAGCCTGTTGATATCCTTTTGGTCTTCTCAGGTTGATAAGGAATGCCCTGTGAGGGGCTCCTTATATGGGGAAACATAGAATCTAGCATCTTAGAACAAGCAGCAGAAGAACAATCTTTAACCCAACTGACAGAAGATGCTGTCCTTAGTTATTCTTGGAAATAATAACCAAAATAAAAAATATCAGTACTAATAGCAACCTGTGACAGCTGAGTAACATCAACCTTGTACCCCTCAGTAATGAAACTTGCCCTTTAGCTTTCTCTGCATTTCTGTATGGAAACTTCAgctgcatattttactcattagATCAGTAGAAGGTATGTGTACAGAATAAATACCTACAACTGGAGCAATTTATCTTACAGAATAAATACCTACAACTGGAGCAATTTATCTTTCTAAAATGTTATTTTTTGGCATATTATCTGCTATCTGCTTGGAGCATGAAAGATACCTTTCCGAATCACTCATTTTGCCGAGATGGAAATATTTGCGCAACTTCTCTGTTACCTTAGTTACTATTTAGTTTAGTGTTGCTGGTTCATGTTACGTGATTAATGATTTTAATGTTCTTAGAGGAATGCAGTATGTGTATCTTTGTTTAAATGAATCAATTAAGTTATTTTTTTCATTGCTGATACTTGTTGCCTTCTTGGAGAGTGACAATTCACACAAAAACACAATTTTTCTGTCAATTTATTCTGTCCTTTGTACTACTGTAAAGTGGATAGAATATGAACAAGCACAAGTTCCATCAGTGTCCTTTCCTGAGATTGGTACATATTCTCATTGTAGTCCAGAAAAGTGTGGACCTACTGGCTTATGCTCTTTACATGGCATAAGCTCCATTTGAACCAGACCACTTTGCTTTTAATCATCACTAGTCAAACAACAGCACTTGTGTGCTATGGCCCTGTATGTGCTACACGACCTTCATCATTTCAGTACTTTTTGCTAACATAGGCAACTGCCTTATTGCAATCATTCTTCTAACCAAGACACTGAAAAGTTAGATCTGAGTTCTAACTTCTAAGCACAAGTAGGCGCTATGTTTCCTCCCTCCCTCCCGCTTACTTATCAAATACAATATGGGTACAATACAATAAATTCATGTCTGGTTCATTGGGAGATGTGTTCTGTAGCTCTAACGATCTGGTTTTGTTCTCTTCCTGCAGTCAAGTTTGTCAAATTTATCCGCATTTCATCAATTTGCCTTCACTCCTTCATATATATTTTTTCTTTGGGACACTGATAGAAAATGCATGAGTTATCCTCATGTATCATGCCACGAGTAATAAAGGATAAGGATAAAAAGGAACACAAGTTATAGAGTTCGAAATACCCCCCTGGTCCCTCCCTTTGTGCCTTCTGTACTTATGCACCAGTTCTCTATATGTGATTCAATTGATTGAACTGGCACCTCATTAGACCTGTGCCAGTGGTATATGTCGACACTTGGGaccaacaaagcctttagtcccaaacaagttggggtagactagaggtgaaacccataagatctcgcgaccaactcatggctctcgcacatggatagcaagcttccacgcacccctgtccatagctagttctttggcgatactccaatccttcaggtctctcttaacggactccttccatggcaaattcggtctaccccgaccactcttgacattctccgcacgctttagccgtccactatgcactggagcttctggaggcctgcgctgaatatgcccaaaccatctcagacgatgttggacaagcttttcttcaattggtgctaccccaactctatcgtatatcatcattccggactcgatccttcctcatgtggccacacatccatctcaacatatgcatctccgccacacctaactattgaacatgtcttttagtcggccaacactcggcgccgtacaacattgcgggtcgaaccgccgtcctgtagaacttgccttttaactTTTGTGGGACCACCAGTGAGACATTTTCAGCTGCAACGGTTTAATGGTCTTCTGCACTTAAAGGAATGAACCATCAGGAATATCTCTCTTTATGCTTTACTATCACTGATTCCACTAACCCTTCCAGTAAGGTCTTCCTTTAGCTACTCATTGGGAATGGTGAGTTTGTAACATAACTTTCTTTTTATGCTTCATCTTTCTTCTCCCGTCGAAACGGTAAGGCTCTCAGAGGTTTTAGTGGAGAACGTTTGCTCTCTGTATTGTGATGTTTATGACACTACCACAGATTTATTTCCCCATTCATAAATTTACTGTGTTTACTCCTATGTGCTGATGACTGTGCACGTCTGTGTGGCATGGTATGTCAATTTATCTATCTGTTTCTACTTACTTCATGgataggggtgcgtggaagcttgctatccatgtgccagaaccatgagtttgttgcgaggtctatgggtttcacctctagcctaccccaacttgtttgggactaaaggctttgttgttgttgttgttttctaCTTGCTTCAGTTTATTTTCCTTAGGTAACCTGTCAGGTTTTGCATACTGTTTGAACTGGAGGGTGGGCAGTCTTGCTATCAACATGTAAAGAGGTTATCAAAAGAAGAATCCAAAGCATCATCCTTTGCTCTTCCATCTTTTGCAAAGCAGCATCAGCTCGTGGGAGCATATTCAGTTGTAAGAGACTGGTCCTGGCAGCTATTTAGAACTGTAGGTTATATATGACCTGAAGCTTTCTGCTCTAGCGTCTGTGAACCTCTTTGAGGCTTAGTTGCCTCTGCATCTTTCAGAGGGAATGGAAGGCATCAAAAAAATTGGTGTCTTCACTGGAAGTTAAGGGTTTTATGTGTTTTTATGGTAAACAAGAAAAACTGCTTTGGTCTAAGAATCTTTCCATTGTCAATAAAACTGAAGTTCCTTAGTCTCTTATCCTTTTTCCCATAAGTGTACACTAGTACACGATTTGTTCCTTTTCCAATCATCCTTTGTAAATTGGTCGTTGGAGGCATATATAAAGTAGAGTACAAATCCAATTGGAATCAATCATGAATAGCGCATCCCAATTGCATGAGCTACTTATCTCATGAATGGAGGTTCTTCGTCCAAGCGCCATGGCATCAATTCGTTTCTCAGTGTCCTTGGCATCTGTGTTCAACCTCAAGTTGCACGCACAATTTGGTGAGCTATGCTTTTCATATGCATTTTCTTTCTCATCAATGCTCCTAGAtacacagttttatttctttttgctgATGCTCCTTGCCCACATCCTAATCTCAATATTCCTCCCATAGCACTCCAGCTTTCTGTGGTTTTCACAGAATATATGCTGCCTGAGCCTGCAAATAAACTATCACGGCGGCGACTATCTTACACTTATTGATAGTTACTGTTCAGCGATGCTCGTTGAGCAACTAGTCTGATCTATTGGTTATGTGACGCTCTTGCAGTTCATGGGCACCGGGGAAGCACCTGAAAGGGTTCGTTCCTGATATGGTATCCAATGCCAAATTTGCACTCGAGATTTTTTACCTCGTTTATATCTGTGTATATGTGCTCTTATGCCACGTGGTTAGATTTGTTTCAAAGAAATCTGTGATTAAAATTAGATTATGTTGAGGTGGTCGAGAGGGACATCTTCCGTATTCTTTGTTGGGAGCATCTTTGGAGCATATGgcatttcaattcctggtcagtgcTTTTGATTTTGCTCTCTTTTCCATATTCCAGTGATCAGATTAACATTAGTCACTTTCGTGCACAATATTCCCCTTTAGATTGTACATAGTGGTGCCACATTTCGCCTCCTGGTTAATTGCAGATGTATTATCACTTTCTCGGGTGTTAGGTACATCAGGATTTGTCTGCCTGGTAGAGATGGTACTGATCAACAGCATCACACCAAACTTGCTGATGTTCACCTATTTCTTCCGGAAAAAGTTGATGATGCTCTCTTTCTAGGACAACATACACCAAAACTTGCACCAGCTTATGCTGGATACTGTCATTCTTCCTCATTTGTTTGAGTCTGACTTCTATTCATCACATAGGTGCTGTATGAGTAATTGTTGTATAACCTTTCTTCATCAGTGGGTGCTCTCGAGTCCTGACCACTAGATCTGAAAAAAATGGATCCTGTGGTTCCCTACATGGGATACATGCTAGATGAGCTAGGACTGGCACTAGACTGTCTGCTACGAGCTCCACCTGAAAGCCAAGATTTAGCCTAGGGCCTGCCGGTCTGGGTTGGCGATGATTGCTGAGGTGGGTCTTCCTCATAACATACTATTTTACCATGATTTGGCACAACAAAGAACTGGAAAATTCTTGTAAAATATTATGCGGTACACCAATTGTTTCCCTATCTAAGCAATTTGACCTCGTGAAATTCTTGCTTAACAGGTTTGACATCGACACGGTCATAAATCTTCTTCCACCTGATACCTGATAGGGGAGAAAACAAGAAGGATGGTGATATGCAAGCTGCTCCACAGATCGTGTCTAAAGCTGGCTACCGAAAGTTGGGGGTGCAATGGCATCGCAACCCAACTCCGCACTCTGGAGATGAGGAATTTGGGATAGTGATAGGTGGATGCGGATGGAGGCGTTAACATCTCTCCGCACGATCACCATTCTAGTTACATACATGCACTTGACCGGCAGTAAAGAAGCTGTTCTTTGTTCGCCGGAGCAAATGCTCTGCTTTTTAGCAGAGAAATTGCGCCATTTTCTGCTGTGATATTCTTGTGCGCGAAGTCATGCGATATTCGCGAGGGGTGATGAAAGTAGGAAATATTTTTACGAGTATTTGTAGGAAATAAAGTTGGCAATGGGAAAAGGACAGGGTTTTGGTCTTTGTGTCGGTTTAGTAGACTATAATTTAACTGTCAATATGAATATCACAGTTGGCGTTGTGTTTGCTGAAGGTTGGGGGTGGTTCAAAAGGTTGGGGGCGCGGACTGCTGTTTATTATGGCAACGGTTAAAGCAGATGTGTGACGGTGTGATCCTGTCTGATAGTAGAAGAATCTTGTACTACCTCtataccaaaatataagacgtttttgcagttgaATTTGAACTACAAAAACGTCGTATATTTTGGTCAGAGTAAATGGTTAGGTAGCAAGTCTGTGCTTCTTCAGTGTAGTCCCTAGCCAAGCTAAATGGCCAAGTAGGAAGATGTGGCCGGTTAGAGCTCTTCTCAGagtaataatactccctccgttcacaaataggAGTATAAGATGATTAGGATATTTCAATAGGGACTACATACCGACTGAaataagtgaacaaacacactaaaacatgtctgTATATATATTTGATTCAGAAAAACTTAGAACATCTCGTATAGAGTATTTGTaagcggagggagtagtatttgagTAAGGATGTTCTGATCAGGAGGGGGTGAAAAGGGAATAACAGTGAGTGCAGATCTTGTGATAGAGAAGAAAGTATTGATCATTTATTTTCCGAATGTGCTCTAGTTAGATATATTTGGGGTGTTGCTCAATGAGCAGCCGGCTTGTGCGGTTTCATGTGAATGAACTCGTGAGCCGCCCGTAATCTCCTTGATCcggaggaggaaaaaataaatgttGAACATCAATCATTTTGTTGAACCAAGAGAATATGATCAGCAGTAACACAATCAATTATTGAAGAACATTCACTGGTGGAGTAATTTAGCTGATTTCTGTAAACCTGGCAGCAGGTTTTTGGCACCTCGCAGTCTGGCACTCAAGAATCGAATGCCACCAGACAACCATTGATTAGTATCACAACAAGGAATTCATATCAAAGCTTATGCTTGTAAGCACCTCTTAAAATTTCAGGAATAATAATCGGATGCATAATGCAAAGGCAAGCATAAATCCCACGGCCACTAAGCTCGCCATTAATTTTCTCCGATGCCGCCACGGTCCCGAGGAACCGAGCATTTgctgcttgacaaaagatgaacagactggtttagatttagatgcgaTTATCTTAGATATCACATCATTTCAATCCCATGGCATCCACTAAACAAATGGGCAATAATGTGGGCTCAAGACAAGGGGGAGCGATCAACTTGGAGCAAACAAATGTAACAGGTAAGCAGAGGAATAGGACATTTCTTTAAACTAAAAACAAATGAAACCTGAATCATTCAAAGGTTTAATCAAATTAACACCACAAGGTTGATAGGACCATTTAGTTAAACCGAAAACAAATGAAACGTGAACTGTTCAAAGGACTATACCGAAGGTGATAGCATATCCATAGCAAACCATTTTGGTAACAGCAGGAGAGGGGAATTTAGGCATGATAGAAAGTAGCTACCTGTCAAGAGGAATTGGATCAAAGCGATGCACTGTTAAAAGTCGTTTTTTTTCCCAACCAGATGTATAATTTTGGGCAACAATACCTAACTTTATGCACAACATTAGCTTGAGTTGTCTTCAAACAGTTGTATACTTTTGGGCAACAATACCTCTACCAACTTTATGCACAAGCATTAGCTTGACTTCCCTACAGGCTCTACTCATAATCTTTTCAACCATCCTTCGGCCATTCGCCTATACGGGGCTAGGCAGGCAAGCTACCGGAAGCATAGCTTCGTAGAAGCTTCTAGAGGTGTGGAAGGTAAGAAGGCCAACCACTACATAAAGCGTAAGGGGACGTTTTAACAAGGTTGCTTTCTGGTCGATGTTTACAAGTGAAATAAGACTAGTAGTAGCTCAATATATCAAGGATTATGAATGCATCATTCGCAGCgccaaagaggaaagaaagaaatTAGTGTAGTAAGACATAGGGTTGACTTAGCCATAACACTGAAACAAAGTTGCATCACTATCCTCAGATGTATGATCGTTATTCACAACACTGGAGAAGATCAACTATGCCCTGCATTTGGGTTGGTTCCAGAAGCAGGAGGCAGCTGCTGATCAGTCAAAGTAGCTCTGACAGTTTGCGGCTCAGGTGTCGAGAATAGGCCATTAAACCAAGGAACAAGGGCCCAAGGTCTGTTACTGTCCTCCCTGTCGTTTGTGTTACTGTCCTCACCATTGTTTCCAGGGCCATCAGCTCTTGCCTCCTCATGGCTGCTCTCTATTCGATCAACGTTGCTAGGCTCGCTCAAGTCTTTTGTCTCATCAGATGGCAGCTCAAACCGGCAAACTGGGCAGGAACTATGGAGTTCAAGCCATGGCAGGATACATGGTGAGTGGAACTTATGTTCACAAGGCAACTGCTTAGCCTGGGACCCTATATCAAGATCATCAAGACAGACTGAACAGCTGACAACCTCTTCGATTTTGACCGTGGGCAGGGCTTCGACTGCTTCTTTCTTCGTTGGAGGAGTACCATACCGGCTCGGGTCATTCTCAGCCAAATGTTGAAGAAGCAGACTAAGCCCTGCCCCGAGGACATACTCATCTAGCAAACCATCATCATTATTTGCGTTACCATGGTCACCTCGGTCCTCGTCAGGGTCAAGCGCTGCACCTTGTAGAGCGAGGGCCTGGTTGAAAGCACTGATCAGAACGGAGTTGTCCCTTTCCCTGTCATCTCTAAGGTCATCATGGATGCTGTCAAGCACACGGCGCAGTGCCGATGCCCGTCGATGCCTTCTGATGAAACCCTCAAACTCACGGCCTATATCACTATTATCTTCATCATCGCTGTCCCCCGGCGATCCTGCCTGCTCAAAAGGGTTGTCCAGAGGGTCCCACTGAGTTGCCCCTTGCTCTGTCAATGCCTCAACCTGCTCAACGGTCATCTCTTCGACGAACCCACCATCACACAATGGACACTTGAGCTCCTCCACCATGGCCTCCTCGACGGCCTGCTGACATTCATGGCACCAGTACCGCGTGATGTCAGCTTCTGCCATAACGCCAATCCTTCGGTCGGTCAAGCGTAGCACACGAGCAAAAGTCAAATCTGTGAACCGTGCACAATGAGTTAGTTGAAGGGTAATCTGCATAAATCCCCAAGAAAACAACCACACATGATATAATTTGTCATCCATGAGAATAAGTGCAGCATATCAGGAACAATTTTATCAAGAACAAGTGGAACAACATGAGAAGCATGGTGTCCATGCGTGACTAAATTCCACACTGCAATGGCAATCAGGCATATCTCACAAGAGATCAGCATGACGaacaagaacaaggagaagaacaAAGCTAGGTCTTGCATCTAACACAAAGCTAGCTCTAATTTTTCCGATTCTTTAGGAACAGGAGTGGCAGACAGTCCTAATAATAATTCCTAAAGAGAAGACCCAACTGAAGCCGAGGCGACACCGAGATCCCCGAGAAGGGGAGGCGGAGATCAAGAGCCGGGATTCCCAGCCCAAGAATGAGGTGCCGATTCCATTCTACGGGGAACAGGATGCTATTCCCCCCTGAAAGAAGAGCGAAAACAAGGGACCAATTCGGACACTTCTCAAGATTCACACAACATCGGGCTGCGCTGGAAACAAATTTAGCGGCGAGACCCGCCGTCGATCCCAACCTAAACAAATCCCCGCATAAATCCCCGAACGAACAGGCACCATAATCGATCCTTCGCAACAGAACGATATTATATTATTCGATTCGACGGGAGGGCGATGGAACAGGCTCCGTGTTCTTGATTTGGAGCACGCCGGGACGGATTAGCAACCCCCAAAAAACCCATCTTTTGCTCGAAACTAAGCATCAGGAAAAGGAAGAAGTCGCTGACCTTTGGCTTTTCTCCCGTGGATCGGATTGGATCGGACTGGATGGAGTAGAGGCGGCCCCCCTGCTCCTGCTCCCAGTCCTCCTTTGCTGGAGGTAGGCCAAGGAAGAACAGGAAGGGAGTTGCAGGGCAGGTTAGCTTGACTGGTGGATACTTTACTCCCTGGTCCCTAGAGGTTATCGTCCCTCTCCTTTTCCTTCATCGTCAAGAAAAATACCAGGGAGGATTTTTTTATATCCTCCAGGCGCAAATCTCCAAGAGGAAATAGTTTAGTTTTGGATCCCACCACACCAGCAAAGCGAAGTTTGTTATGGGTTGGAAGCATGCAAAGCTTCTGATCTTTTTAGGGG
This DNA window, taken from Triticum aestivum cultivar Chinese Spring chromosome 1D, IWGSC CS RefSeq v2.1, whole genome shotgun sequence, encodes the following:
- the LOC123182406 gene encoding E3 ubiquitin-protein ligase SIRP1 encodes the protein MAEADITRYWCHECQQAVEEAMVEELKCPLCDGGFVEEMTVEQVEALTEQGATQWDPLDNPFEQAGSPGDSDDEDNSDIGREFEGFIRRHRRASALRRVLDSIHDDLRDDRERDNSVLISAFNQALALQGAALDPDEDRGDHGNANNDDGLLDEYVLGAGLSLLLQHLAENDPSRYGTPPTKKEAVEALPTVKIEEVVSCSVCLDDLDIGSQAKQLPCEHKFHSPCILPWLELHSSCPVCRFELPSDETKDLSEPSNVDRIESSHEEARADGPGNNGEDSNTNDREDSNRPWALVPWFNGLFSTPEPQTVRATLTDQQLPPASGTNPNAGHS